Below is a genomic region from Trichomycterus rosablanca isolate fTriRos1 chromosome 15, fTriRos1.hap1, whole genome shotgun sequence.
TTAAACTATATCCAGTTCTTATAATACCTTATAATAGCTTATTTGAGCTTATTTTTCGATTCAAGATGGACTAACTACAGTAATATGAGCAACCAAATGTTTAAATCTTAAAGCATATAATAAAAGACCAACTAAATAAAATCACTGTTAAATACCTGCTGGTGTCATCATTATCTTAACATAGATTATTGAACCTTTTTGCACAAACATAATGCTGAACTATTAGGTTCCTTATAATAACACATTAAATACTTCATAAGTATAATCGTAAAGACATAGGGTGACATCTTGGTTTTATTGGTTACAGTGTTGACTACAGCAGCAGATACCATGCTTTTATTTATGCGCAGTACAGACAAAGTCTCCTCTGATGGCCATCTCTGAAGGGTTTTGCAATTACTTGTCAGTGAGCACAACTTAACTAATGGTCTGAATCAGCAGGGAAATGTCTTACCAGCATTTCATGTTCTGGTTTGTTCAACcagtacatttaataataaacgtCAATAATGAGACAACACTACGCTGACTCCACGATGAAAACATTTCTAACACATTTATAATGCCACTAGCAAGAAATATGTAAACAAGCTAGCCCTGCTTTGTGTTTTTCATTGACTTATTTGCAATagtaaaaactattaaatattGACCTGTGTACTTTTAATGTCCTGCTATGTAAACGCTGGCATTTAATTGCATATGGTTGAAAGGTAACACCATCTGACcagaaatacaagaacacacacacacaaaaaaataattttacattgcTACCTTGCAAATGAGTAAAGATAAATGGTGGATCAGAGGATGAAGAGAAACATGCCATTTAATTATTAGGAAAATGATCAATTTAAAAGGGTTAAAAGCATCTCCTGTCACTCACCCAATTGCacattttaatttactttagCTTGACAGCACATCATTACAGTGAATGAAGCGCCACTAATGTGGCAGTTTACTGGTTTCCTACCGATTACACCATGTTTTTCGCCCTTTCTAGTCTTTTCAAAAAATGCCAACCTTACAGACTGACCAGTTTTACCCTAAAACAAGTTTAATGGCTGTTATTTGACCGGTTGTGTGGCATATAGTGAACATAAATACCATATTAACCAGCTCATTTTAGCCTACCCGTCAGAACGTGGGCCAAAATCCATTGGTCTGTTTTCTCATATCACGACACgccaaaaaaacaacattagttCTTCAAAATTGTCTTGTTTACAAACAAAAATCATTTAAGAGCTGGTGGTCATTATATGTTATCTTTATCTTATTGCTGATGGCTGTGAAGCTTGTATGCTAACATTTAGTCGGTTATGCTAACTACACTGTAGCAACCAGCCACTGCCTCCGCTATGTTCTACTCACCATCCTGTCAGTCGGTCTGTCTTCGTCTTCCCAAACGCAGTGTCACCGAATACGTCGCAGAACTGTAAATTCAGGTGAAACCCAATGTTTTGTCGTCGCAGAGCCAGTTCTCGTTGTGTACCGGCGGGTAAAGGGCTCACTGCAGCAGGTTTGTAGGTCCGCAGCGCGGAAACAGGCGGAGCGGCTTCAgctacagcacacacactagtgatgtgtcgtttGTAAAAGAGTCAGTACATATGGTTCTTTTAAGTGACTCGATTTGAAGTGTTCGTTTAAAGACGCCAAATAGATCCCGAGGGCCCCTGCCACTGTGTTTCAAGgcaactgttaaaaaaaaacagaagacaAAAGAGTTGCAACAATAAGTGTAAAATCAGTGACATTGTTGGAAAATAATGTCTAGAGTGTCTAAATTCTGAAATTACCAAAAATAatgtttgaataaaaaaatgttgcTACATCTGAGGCAATGCTACTGAAGGATCCGTTAGAAGCCGAAAGTGTCGACTCACTATGGTGAGCTGGGTCAATTGATACgattcatttaaaaaagagTCGAACAGCCCATCACTATAGCACACACTGCACAGCTGAGGAGGGGGAGGGGCGTCACTACAgttcatccgggtacttctgtCTTCATCTCGCTGACTACGTCCGCATACTACCGTACTAAATAGTGTGTGGACATTATACGCAAGCCATTACTGGATTGATATAGCTACTATATTTATCAGAAGTATACTATTATACTATTTTGTACGTTAGTATAGTACattggatggacggatagatagatagatagatagatagatagatagatagatagatagatagatagatagatagacagacagacagacagacagacagacagacagataggaatGAAAAAAAATTGGGTGGCACattggcgcagtgggtagcgctgggCTGGGccttcacagcaagaaaggtCTGGGTTTTGTTCCCCAGCTGGGCACCAGGGTCCTTTTTGTCAGAAGTTTGttatgttttccctgtgtttgtgtgggtttcctcctggtgctccagtttcctcccacaagtccaaagacatgcagtcaggtcagtcAGGCACCAagtggatttgatgtttattttacacaaatagatgttcgtgttgtggaacacTTTAGTCGCCTTCTAcgtcttatcaccaatagctgaTCAATGCTTTTGCatataaacaaacatctgtaacaaaagCACAAATGCTTGCAGGTTATTTACACTCTTTATACATATTACACAccttgttactactctttactctATGCCCACTGTTGATGACGCATGCTTGACTCCCAAAAACGGGTGGAAACGCGggccggttctctaaaaaacaccaaggttcaaagaagcctgaacagaaccgtttttttcctgtgtggagtttatatGTTCCCTCAGTGTCTGGCTGGATTTcctacgggtgctccggtttcctgccactgtccaaagccatgcagtcaggttaactggggatataaaattgccctaggtataagtgtgtgtgtatttgccctGTGACGGActagcgacctgtccagggcgtttcctacctttcgcccagtgaattggacccatcGTGACTCTGAAtatgataaagcggtggtaaaaaaagataatgaacaaataaatgaagtATTTAAGTAATTCTCAGTTCATTAAAACAACTTAACCATAGTTTGATTGAAtggacaaataaaaaaacataaagaaaatgACCCGCTGAAAGGTTACGATGACACAAGAACGTTATTGCACTATTCTGCTGTCAGAAGAAAAATGCACCTGCAACCTCATCACATCTGAAGTGAAACAATAGAAGTGGCCGATGGTTTGTTAGTGGTCGGGACTCAGGCTAGTATGCAAACAAAATCTGGATAAGCCAGAGGCATTTTGGAAACAGGTGCAGTGCACTAACAAAGCTCAGTAAGGTTCATCGCAACGTAAACAGGTAGAAaacataaaaagtaataaagcaACAACATAAATAGAACTGGAAAACTGTTATAATATTATTGTGCACAATAAATACCCACATCATTTACATATAAATAGCTGTCATTGCGGGCAGAAACAGAGTACAGCAAAATTCTGAAGAAATAATATGCCTTGATTAAGGCAGTGTTAGTAAAAGTACAGATAAATGAATATGTACCCATGACAGCATcacaatgtacagtatatcaatAATCAGTAGTTGCTTGATAAAGTAATCCATTTATATTGCCTATTTGTTGTTCTgagaataatatataaaaaaaaaattattttactcaATAAAACAATCACAATCCCTAGTAAAGCTGCTCTtcatatttacttttatttatctgtatttatcttTTTTGATGTGGTATCCACTGCAGGGACAACTTAGCAACTGGGGTCTCCTGATTACTTAGTGACAAATAATAGTCAACATTTTCCAGTATCAGGAATTATTGTGCAATTGATGAGGCAAGGAAAATAAACATCACAACAGGATTCTGTACTACCAGATTAGAGGATTTGTATACGTTTGGCTTACCCAGACCTGAATGATATGCAAATGGCAGACtcattgtcattttatttattaacttctATGTTTTATTCCACCAAATATCATTATACTAATTATAAACTGTTGTAATGGTTTCATTTCAAATGAAATTGTCactgccaatccattgcagggcttccgaaaagcatagccaatcatgtctgtgtagactggTTACAAAGAATTACACCTATTGAATTTTGACTGGATCTGTACTAGAGACATTATGATATTAGCAAATAACAGACCACCAGAAatgagtgttttattttatttattttatggttgttttttgttttgtttttctcagATGGCTAAGTAATAGCACAAGCTTCTGCAGTAATAACTTTATataatacatgtttaaaaaaatccagtATGGATATAGTATGGATATAATATACCCAGTTTCACCTATAATTCAAGATAGTTTCACTAATAATGTATCTAATGAAAGTGGGCCTACACTCACTATTTTAATGTGTTAACACAGTACATGCATCATAGAtgaaaaaaacatacatttcaATACAATAAATCATGTAAACCGATATGTATAAAAACAGAACTTGCACAATAAATTACTCAAAAATCCAGTCAATAAgaaaaatgtgcagcattgatCTCATTGATTGTAGACTTTCTTCTCTTTTCCTAAAATCAATTCAAACAATCCAAAAAAGCTTTCATGGCTAACAATGTAATCAGTGGGAGACAGAtcacatattacaaactaaGTATAGTAATAGATGTCCACTGTCTTTTATGCATTACTAGCCATGTTAGCCTTTTTGCAAGCATATTTTATTATCCAGTACATAAACTGCCCGGTGATGGTTACTGTCCACATTGATAAagtactgctgctgctgctgcgctTGGATCAGTTATTGCTTAAGAGGTTGCATTTCACTGGAAGACCTCCTTGTTGATCCACATGAGACTTCGTGTTTCGTTGGGCTTCACCTCGTAGTCGATGCAGCTGAATTTGTTGCCGAACTGACAGTGCTCACGCttgtagtagttgtagtatttTACCTGCCACACTGTCTCAAAGACACCCGCTTCCTTGAACTGATGAGACAAAATGTAGGTTATGTTTGATATGATTCTTTTCTTTGCTATTACTTTCACACCTGAAAACCACAATTTTTAAATTAAGCAATATGATTTTTTATGCTTTATGAAAAGTCCATTTGTAAAGTCAGTTCAGTCATTAAGTAAGGAATTTGAgttagtgagtaagtaagtttgGGTGTGTTTGGGCAAGTTTAAACACAGCTTGAACGCACTTCTGGGTACTAAATCTCTGGTTTGTCTGAAAATGGCGGTCTAAGGTTGTTTAACTTTTGAGTTGTAGAGAGTCAATGCAGAAATACTGCAGACATCTTGTTACTAAAAGTAGGCATTTCAACATTGGAAAAATAAAATTTGACATCAGAACATGGAGACATTGAAATGGGCTGTTCTGACATTGATAAAAGGCACTTTGACTTTGGAGAAGGCACTTTCGATATCTTGAGATGGTAAGTAGGAATTTTGATATAACAAATTTTATTGTCAAAATAAGCTATTCAATTTTAAACGTGGGCCTTAACACATCAAAAAGTAGCCTAAAATCATTTTGAATCACATAATgattgtcaatttagtgcagcCTGTAGGAAACCAAACTACCTGGAAAAAGCTGATGCATGACATGAGAACATGACAAACTTGAGCATCATTAGCATCCTATGTTCCCATTAACATTCCATGTACATGCTTTTCATCATTAGCATCATATGTTAAAACCTATAAAATTTAAGAGCATTTACTTTTTGCAACAAGCCTACTTTAATTAAGATTACccctaaatgtatttattcatataaaCATTAACTATAAGATGTAGATCCTGCAAATCTAAATGTGTGCTAGGCTATTTGTCGATAACATCGCCATTAAAGGGAGCCCATTACAAATACTCAGGTCAATATTTATATAGGCAAGTGCCTgtggcagacaaaattggccactagtcggatgtgtgggaaaagaccggacctAAAAGGGGTGGGATCTTCAATGCTGAGTAAGAACCCTAGTTGCCCAGTTTTCTTAAAACGTTTTTTCTTCTAAAAAGGGTAAAATGGTAAAAGGTTTGTTTGGTAACCTCTCACTCGGATTTATGaggtaaattacatttatttgaaaCCTTCTCTAATAGAGAATTCATACTTACAAATAAAAACTACCTAAACGTGCTGGTATAGCAACtaaaagtttacattttattgataaaaaaaagctaattatAGGTCTTAATACTGCAGTAAATGGCAGCTTACCTGTATGGAAACTTGTACAGGTTGCCTGTCTCCGCTTTTGGTGTGTGGTACACCCTCTGTGTCATAAAACCCATGATAAACAGCTGTTTCATCATCATTGGACTGCAGCTCCAGATCAAAATCCTTTCCACCAATTCCCATGGTGCTGAAAAGTTAAATCAATATAGCCAATATTGGGCAACCATCTGCTTTTTAAAGATGTACTTTTAGTCTGGttaaagtaataatataatattgatTCATTCCTGACAAGAGTCACGGTGGACCAGAGACTTATGCAGAAACAATGGATTCAAGGCGGCAATACACCCAGGACAGGGCCATTTATGAATTTTTATTAATCATATTACTCACATAAACGTGCCAGTGGGATAATTTGTCCATAGGTGTAAAATAAGGGGTGTATTACTACCTTATGCTGAGTGATTCTAAAATAGGCTTTTCACCATATTTCTGGTCAGGTGTGATAAGCAGTTGTtgacaataaaatatataaacaaagaaattaattaatgaattaccaTTCTTTATCACAATATATTTGGAAATCATATAGAGCAGGTCTGTTCAGTTCATTTAAAATGAGCatcacttttttaaataattacagcAAGCCACAATGATCTGTCTATTCCATGTTATAAATTCTATTAAAACTTTTCTACCAGTactcacttttcttttattatacAGCTTTGTCATTTACATATCTAAATGTTTTTGTagttgtgttatttacatttaattacttTCGCTGCACAAATTGGACATTAATCTATTTGGGGGTATGTTGTCCCAGTATGGGGCAGGGAGTCATGCTCTATGCAAATAACCCTTCTAAAAATGATGGTATAATATAAACATCTACTAAATCTATTCCTTTAATCAATAATTAGATAATCTTATGTATTATGTTTTAAGTTTATTCATAAATTTTCAGCaaagttatactgtatatttgtataaattgttatttttatgactataaaacataaaaacataaatttacCTAATTTAGAAAATAACACTAATATTTATAACAGGGGTGCTTGAATGGTGCAGCGGGGTTTAAATTCCCAGGGGTGCTATCTGTCGGCCGGGCAGCCACATACAGACATGTTTGTCCATATCTTGGTCGGGGGAGGAGGGTGGCTGTGGCTCAGTGATTAATCAGCATGGATTGGTTTGTTACTGGATTGCGTTCTCCgattctggggaaaccagacccactgcaaccctgaccaggataaagtgtggTAAATTTCATGTGAATAATTTTTTTAGCAGAGTAACAcacaaaactttaaaaaaaaaaaaacgaatctcatgaaattagaaaaaataaaatccatTTATGACAATATATTccagtaattattatttaggAATATTAAAGGGGTTAAGTAATGGTTTAACTATTTAAGTGAAAATTAAGTGCATCTATTTCAAAATTAAAGGCCCCTCAAAATTCATATATCATAAAATCTTATCAGCAAATTAGAAGAAATCACAGTACATTTAAACACCATGTGTATCATCATctttttaattactattattactgctaATGTAATATGATATTGCTAGTACATATTGTAATGTCAGATACAGTATATCAGTGCTAGTAATATCCTATCGTCCAGCCTTTTTTAAAAGCTACCCGAGCTATTAGGCCTGagtgtgtaaataaatgatataaaatggtaaaatgattatttgtggttttatttgtGAAGGATCTTAAGGTTAACAGAGCTGAATTAAGGACAACGCCTATACAgtgcactcatacacacatttaaCTGATAATACATGTGAaccgttttttttcctttttgcaGGTGTATATTGCTTCAGAATTAAAGCCAAATGTGAAATTAGACTGTACTGATAAATGATAGACTGTAAGGATAAATGAtgttactgtatataaaacagGGTGGTTCTACTCACGATGGTTCTGCGTTGCTCGGTTTCACCTGCACCTCGATTTTATATTTAGATCCTGTTAGTAATTTTATAGTCCTGGTCTGTCCGAACCGCGTCCCATCTGCTTTAAAAAACACTGGTCCATCATTCGGCTGGATCTTCAACGATACAGAGATATTAATTAAAGCAGGAACATCAGCCATGATTTGATAGAACCGATTAAAACACCGCTCCTCTGTCTCTGCGCTTTTAGCTATTAAATGGATGGGGAAACGGGTTGCCAGATAAGCGTAAACAACATCCCACATAGTATtataaacacttttaaaaactgaaattatGAATTCTTTATGAGGCTGTTGAATAATTTTCTGTTACAAGTTACCAtgaacaatatactgtataactgtGATTTGTCATCAATAACAGTTTTTCCCATGGGAAAAAAATGTTTactggttttgtgttttgcaaCATTTCGTGTAACGTTTAGATGCTATAAACTTTTGGTATTAATAACTATAACacaattacataataataataataataataataataataataatacatttctcGTTAGAGGTGTTCGTTCAGGGAGGTAAAAATTAAGCCAAGGATCACTTTAAAAGTGCTagcgcattgtgccacctcatcccattggtttgaatggtgtGAAGCTAACTGTGTAACTGTGAAACtaacggccttttcacaccacaactgtattactccgctgacacgTTGCCAGTAACAACAAGCCTCATGCACACAAGCCGCCGGTTGTTTTGGGCTcgttaaaaagctattgaagacCCACACTAGCTGACAGAAAATGGTGGAGTGCAGTCCTCAGTGCAGAACATGACCCAGAAGACACAGTTCAGTGGCCACCAGTGAAGCGAGCCTGTTTGATGCCGATGCACATCCTACAGAGCAGCCTTTTTTTCTAACTGTACAATGAACGGAAGTGTGCAGattaacatatacaaataacgcaataactctaataaataactaaattctatcttttaattcttaattaatttaatttttagctttttctccttttcctttcatcttcACTTATTCATATTCGCTTATTATTTTTCTTCCAAACTAGCATttttttgtagtgttaaactatatgccttttttagcctactgtgtTAAGGCAGGGTAGATAATTTTTACCGTTGCATAGCAGCAactcattcgttgtggaactactttttggcggaaggtattgtcagtattaaagcatattcaatatgaaattcagggcttctttgatttatttcctttctttattttgtaaaaactgtactTGAGGTACTGTACTACTGACACTTGAGGTgtcagtagtacagtacagtattctaTGTgttctcgtgttctattgcttaaatgacttattaaaatcctctctacttaggcagctgtctttgtaggcagtaagacagatttcgaacacacccaatgtctGATAACAAATTAGGTATTGCACCTGGGGGCAGCATCATGCCGTGGCAGTGACAAAGACAGGGAGACTGATATGACTCGAATGACAGATAATTTTGGCCACACATAAATGTCCTTAGAGAAAACTTAATTATGAGCACATGTAAATTCAGACTGGGGCAAAAGTTCCCCTTTCAacatgacagtgacccaaaTCATATAGCAAAAACAACACATAAATGGCCACAGGGCAAGTCTTGAAAGTGGCACAGCCAAAACCCTGACTTAAACCCTATTGCACATTTGTGAAATGATCTGAAATTCTCGCTCACCATCAAATCTTACAGAGCTTAAGAAGATTTGACATGAAGAATGGAATTTACTGCCCAAATCTAGATGTGCAAAACTTGTATAAATGTGCCCAAGAAtactttacttcattttaatttttaataaaaaaaattaagaaaaataactaaaaaaacatgttttactcCTTCAGTTATatttattcaaaatcaaatccagaaCACAATGATTTTATAACactatgtccaacaagcttgaaGGCATGTGTCCTCATAATCTGACCATAAAGCGTATATAACCAGCTAAAATACTATAATAACActgtaataacaaataaatgatcaaaaagctcattttaatactgatttTCAAAAAAGTGGTAAATCAGCGGGACTGGCAACCTAGCTGAATGCTCCCAGGAAGCAGTGCTCAGAGATGCGGTGACGTAAGCAGAGTGGGGAAAGGTAACGGCTTTATAGTAccagttatttatttaccacatagtaataataatgttattttaaaataacaacacGAGTCTAAAAAACAACAgtgcataataataaaatcatctcATCtaaattacagatttttttatttgttatgctGCCTACTTAGCCATCTCGTTGAGCTGGGTATCCCATAATCCAGTGCGCGTGTTCCTCTACAAAAGAGGTGCGACCGTGCGAGTGGTTTGTTTAGGCGTTGAAGACGTTACACAACAACCAAGTGCAAGAACGTAATAAAAAAGTTGACTGTAAGACCTGATCAGACGAGCACCTGCTCATAATGAACTGTTCTTACAGTTATAAATAAggtggcagcacggtggctcagtgggtagcactgtcgcctcacagcaagaaggtgggggcggtccgtgtccattctgtgtggagtttgcatgttctccccgtgtctgcgtgggtttcctctgggggctccggtttcctcccacagtccaaagacatgcaagtgaggtgaattggagatacaaaattgtccatgactgtgtttgatgttaaacttgtgaactgatgaatcttgcgtAACGAGTAACTGTTTCTgatatgaatgtaaccaaagtgtgtaaaacatgatgataaaatcctaataaataaatatgaggtgaaaatatctttaaaaaaaaacaggataAAAAATCAAAACCAaatgtattattacattatatatatgtaatatatataatgtacttattaggattttaccgtcatgttttagaccatttggttacattcatgacgttattactagttacacaagattaatcagttcaagtctttaatgtcaaacacagtcacagacaattttgtatctccaattcacctcacttgcatgtctttggactgtgggaggaaaccagagctcctggaggaaacccatgcagaaacgaggagaacatgcaaactccacacagataggacccggactgctccacttgggagtcgaacccaggacattcttgctgtgaggtgacagtgctacccactgtgccgcccaaatgTATCGTAAGACACGTTTTGTTACTTATAAAGTAATGGAGAGTGTCATAGAGAGGTGTAAATGAGTTTGCAGGCAGGGTGGAGagtgtagttttttatttcattttcccaCGTCTACTattaattaaagcaaaagatggctctACAAAGTGCCAAATGACGGGACTAATCACTTTACTGTTTGTTGTTCATTTTTCAAAATTTTCCTTTTTCCAA
It encodes:
- the cnrip1a gene encoding CB1 cannabinoid receptor-interacting protein 1a produces the protein MADVPALINISVSLKIQPNDGPVFFKADGTRFGQTRTIKLLTGSKYKIEVQVKPSNAEPSTMGIGGKDFDLELQSNDDETAVYHGFYDTEGVPHTKSGDRQPVQVSIQFKEAGVFETVWQVKYYNYYKREHCQFGNKFSCIDYEVKPNETRSLMWINKEVFQ